The following coding sequences lie in one Panicum virgatum strain AP13 chromosome 6N, P.virgatum_v5, whole genome shotgun sequence genomic window:
- the LOC120680055 gene encoding RNA-binding protein 1-like, protein MAAENYWRYADARQQQQAMVAAAAGMAPAATVTASQTVGGPAAGMNPQAAAAAMAQQAAAPPLKRARPDFGDVSGGQDMTGYYPRETDRAGYHSLRENEAIGASYDRYLRNGMPSVGANDTSRAAGMNAGIAAGMGAGMAAGMGAGMAGYGVDDRRMMGVVGMDNRGMGYGGRPEPPLPPDASNTLYIEGLPANCTRREVSHIFRPFVGFREVRLVNKESRHPGGDPHVLCFVDFDNPAQATIALEALQGYKFDEHDRDSAHLRLQFSRFPGPRSAGGPRGRR, encoded by the exons atggccgcggaGAATTACTGGAGGTACGCCGacgcgcggcagcagcagcaggcgatgGTGGCCGCCGCGGCTGGGATGGCACCCGCGGCGACGGTCACCGCGTCCCAGACGGTCGGGGGACCGGCGGCGGGAATGAACCcgcaggcggccgccgccgccatggcgcagcaggccgccgcgccgcctctcaAGCGCGCGCGCCCCGACTTCGGAG ATGTGTCTGGAGGACAAGACATGACAGGATATTATCCACGTGAAACTGACAGGGCAGGTTACCATTCACTTAGAGAGAATGAAGCGATCGGAGCTTCTTATGATCGTTACTTGCGCAATGGG ATGCCCTCTGTCGGTGCCAATGACACTAGTAGGGCTGCTGGGATGAATGCTGGGATCGCTGCTGGGATGGGTGCTGGGATGGCTGCTGGAATGGGTGCTGGGATGGCTGGCTATGGTGTTGATGACCGCCGTATGATGGGTGTTGTCGGTATGGACAACAGAGGGATGGGCTATGGTGGCAGGCCtgagcctcctcttcctccggatGCATCAAACACTTTGTATATTGAGGGCTTACCTGCAAACTGCACACGCCGGGAGGTTTCTC ATATATTTCGCCCATTTGTAGGCTTTCGCGAAGTGCGACTTGTTAACAAAGAGTCCAGACAT CCTGGTGGAGACCCACATGTGTTGTGTTTTGTTGATTTTGACAACCCTGCTCAAGCTACAATTGCTCTTGAAGCATTGCAAG GTTATAAGTTTGACGAACACGATCGTGACTCAGCCCATTTGCGGCTGCAATTCTCACGCTTTCCTGGTCCGAGGTCAGCTGGCGGACCTCGCGGTAGGCGTTAA
- the LOC120680054 gene encoding probable 6-phosphogluconolactonase 3, chloroplastic, with protein sequence MSLSAVASAAAASTSLSSVNPRRSSPASRVPAPLRRSLPCRLLSSTPSSHSPLRPVSAMAAPRTAAGEAASRKKLIIFDAEEDLAASLAKRTAELSARFAAERGAFTVVLSGGSLVKALRKLTEPPYLDAVDWSKWHVFWVDERVVPKDHADSNYKLASDEFLSKVPIPAGQVYAINDTVSAEGAAEDYETRLRQLVKDGVIGMSPVTGFPKFDLTLIGMGPDGHVASLFPGHPVVHENQKWVTFIKDSPKPPPERITFTLPVINSSAYIALVVTGAGKAGAVHKALSEEQNTSDLLPVEMVSLQDGELTWFTDKPAVSMLSSI encoded by the exons atgtccctctcggccgtcgcctccgccgccgccgcgtcgacgTCCCTCTCCTCCGTCAATCCCCGCCGATCGTCGCCTGCGTCCAGGGTCCCGGCGCCGCTTCGTCGATCCCTTCCATGCAGGCTCCTGTCGTCGACGCCGTCGTCCCACTCTCCCCTTAGGCCGgtctccgccatggccgccccccgcaccgccgccggcgaggctgcATCAAGGAAGAAACTCATCATCTTCGACGCCGAAGAGGACCTCGCGGCTTCGCTGGCCAAGCGCACGGCGGAGCTGTCGGCGAGGTTCGCTGCGGAGAGGGGCGCCTTCACCGTCGTGCTCTCCGGCGGATCCCTCGTCAAGGCCCTAAG GAAACTGACGGAGCCACCGTACCTGGACGCGGTGGATTGGAGCAAATGGCATGTGTTCTGGGTTGACGAGAGGGTGGTGCCCAAGGACCACGCGGATAGCAACTACAAGCTCGCCTCCGATGAGTTCCTTTCCAAG GTGCCAATTCCTGCTGGCCAAGTTTATGCTATAAATGATACAGTGTCAGCCGAGGGGGCTGCAGAGGACTATGAAACTCGTTTAAGGCAACTTGTCAAGGATGGCGTGATTGGAATGTCACCAGTGACAGGTTTCCCCAAGTTCGATCTTACGCTTATCGGGATGGGGCCTGACGGCCATGTCGCCTCGCTCTTCCCAGGTCACCCTGTTGTCCATGAAAACCAGAAATGGGTCACCTTCATCAAGGATTCTCCGAAGCCGCCACCGGAGAGAATAACATTCACTCTCCCCGTGATCAACTCGTCGGCATATATCGCACTTGTGGTCACCGGTGCCGGAAAAGCTGGCGCTGTTCATAAGGCACTTTCAGAAGAGCAGAACACATCAGATTTGCTGCCCGTCGAGATGGTTTCGCTTCAAGATGGAGAGCTCACTTGGTTCACTGACAAGCCGGCGGTGTCCATGTTGTCGAGCATTTGA